A genomic segment from Pseudopipra pipra isolate bDixPip1 chromosome 14, bDixPip1.hap1, whole genome shotgun sequence encodes:
- the NFAT5 gene encoding nuclear factor of activated T-cells 5 isoform X3 yields the protein MPSDFISLLSADLDLESPKSLYSKESVYDLLPKELQLPPSRETSIASMSQTSGGEAGSPPPAVVAADASSAPSSSSMGGACSSFTTSSSPTIYSTSVTDSKAMQVESCSSAVGVSTRGVSDQQITSNTAQQQQSTPRRHTVLYISPPPEDLLDNSRMSCQDEGCALESEQSCSMWMEDSPSNFSNMSTSSYNDNTEVPRKSRKRNPKQRPGIKRRDCEESNMDIFDADSAKAPHYVLSQLSTDSKGNSKAGNGASENQKGAGGKKTPMLCGQYPTKSEGKELKIVVQPETQHRARYLTEGSRGSVKDRTQQGFPTVKLEGHNEPVVLQVFVGNDSGRVKPHGFYQACRVTGRNTTPCKEVDIEGTTVIEVGLDPSNNMTLAVDCVGILKLRNADVEARIGIAGSKKKSTRARLVFRVNITRKDGSTLTLQTPSSPILCTQPAGVPEILKKSLHSCSVKGEEEVFLIGKNFLKGTKVIFQENVSDENSWKAEAEIDMELFHQNHLIVKVPPYHDQQITSAVSVGIYVVTNAGRSHDVQPFTYTPDPAAGTLNVNVKKEISSPAQHCSFEEAIKVKASGCNLEKVNILPSALITPLMPSSMIKNEDVAPMEVSAEKRSPPTFQASNVVGPTQQTLENSMSGISTSASHLPSESENQQQIQPKVYNPEPLTTIQTQDISQPGSFSAVSTPGQLQNSDALLQQAAQFQTRDSQTREVLQSDGTVVTLSQLTDASQQQQSTLSEPAQALQQQISSSIFSSASGVSQLQNTIQQLQAGNFPTNTATGSNRNVDLVQQVLEAQQQLSSVLFSGSDSSEDVQDQLNADIFQQVSQIQNSVNPGIFSSSDTAVHSRAENLLPGRAENVHSQPENSLSNPQQQQQQQQQAMETSAAMVIGIQQNMCPAATPMQSDLFSSTTSGNGALQQSPVYQQASHMMSGLSTNEDMQMQCELFSSSPGVSGSEAAAPAQQQVSNNGPAMFQASNSADGEEASGQSKQMQSSVFQTMVQMQHSGESQSQVNLFSSTKTMMSVQASGTQQQGGGLFQQGGEMMSIQSGSFMQQSPHSQAQLFHSQNPIGDTQNISQETQGSLFHSSNSIVHNQTNTNSSDQLQPPMFHSQNAMGVLQSSSVPQDQQSANMFLSQSSMSNPATQEEQMSFFTSPNSISSLQTATNTEQQTSFQQQTQISHIQSSILPQEQPQTQPAQQGLFQSQVSLGSIQSSSIPQNQQGAIFQPQHSIVAIQSSPPAQEQQQQQQQNMMFSNQSAMGTMASQKQNMIFNPNQNPVTNQEQQGQSIFHPQTNMASMNQEQQPMQFQSQTPVSSLQNPGSNQAEAQQPTIFHNSPQIQLVQGSPSSQEQQVTLFISSASMSALQNSMSQPELQQSPMYSSQNSMAGMPGTASPPQQQAPLFHNTAGGAINQLQNSPASSQQTSGIFLFGIQNNCGQLLTSGPAPLPEELMAMGQPGQPQGEGQAAVPALLSQQISEPAPLPPAMAPNQNMEKIDDLLVSLQNQGNNMAGSF from the exons ATGCTTCTtcagctccttcctcttcctccatgggCGGTGCTTGCAGCTCCTTTACCACCTCTTCCAGTCCTACCATTTACTCTACCTCAGTCACCGACAGCAAGGCTATGCAAGTGGAGAGCTGCTCCTCAGCCGTGGGGGTAAGTACCCGAGGGGTAAGTGACCAGCAGATAACCAGTAACACAGCCCAGCAGCAACAGTCAACGCCGCGGCGCCACACAGTCCTGTACATCTCGCCACCACCCGAGGACCTGCTGGACAACAGTCGGATGTCCTGCCAGGATGAGGGCTGTGCACTGGAGTCAGAACAGAGCTGCAGTATGTGGATGGAGGATTCACCCTCCAACTTCAGTAACATGAGTACCAGTTCCTACAATGATAACACTGAGGTGCCACGTAAATCGCGCAAACGCAACCCAAAGCAGAGGCCAGGGATCAAACGCCGAGATTGTGAAGAGTCCAACATGGATATCTTTGATGCCGACAGTGCCAAAGCGCCTCACTATGTCCTTTCTCAGCTCAGCACGGACAGCAAAGGCAACTCAAAAGCAGGAAATGG AGCATCAGAGAACCAGaagggagctggagggaagaAGACCCCAATGTTGTGTGGTCAGTATCCGACTAAGAGTGAGGGGAAGGAACTGAAGATTGTGGTGCAGCCGGAGACCCAGCACAGGGCTCGTTATCTGACCGAGGGCAGCCGGGGCTCTGTGAAGGACCGGACACAGCAGGGCTTTCCCACGGTGAAG CTGGAGGGTCACAACGAGCCGGTGGTGCTGCAGGTGTTTGTGGGGAACGACTCCGGGCGTGTGAAGCCGCACGGGTTCTACCAGGCCTGCAGAGTCACTGGGAGAAACACCACCCCCTGCAAGGAGGTGGATATAGAGGGGACCACAGTCATCGAGGTCGGGCTGGACCCAAGCAACAACATGACACTGGC GGTTGATTGTGTGGGAATCCTGAAGCTGAGGAATGCTGATGTTGAAGCCAGGATAGGGATTGCCGGGTCCAAGAAGAAGAGCACGCGCGCCCGGCTGGTCTTTCGCGTCAACATCACGCGCAAGGACGGCTCCACTCTGACCCTGCAGACACCTTCTTCCCCCATTCTGTGCA CTCAACCAGCGGGAGTTCCAGAGATCCTAAAGAAAAGTCTCCACAGCTGTTCAGTGAAGGGTGAAGAGGAAGTTTTTCTGATTGGCAAGAACTTCCTAAAGGGAACAAAAGTGATTTTCCAAGAGAATGTTTCTG atGAGAATTCCTGGAAGGCAGAAGCTGAAATAGATATGGAATTATTTCATCAG AATCACCTTATTGTGAAGGTGCCACCATATCACGACCAGCAAATAACCTCAGCTGTTTCTGTGGGAATATATGTGGTGACCAACGCTGGGAGATCTCACGATGTGCAGCCCTTTACCTACACTCCAGATCCAG CAGCTGGGACTCTGAATGTTAATGTGAAGAAGGAAatctccagcccagcccaacaTTGTTCTTTTGAAGAGGCTATAAAAG tgaaGGCCTCAGGCTGTAACCTGGAGAAGGTGAACATTCTTCCTAGTGCCTTGATAACTCCACTCATGCCAAGCAGTATGATTAAGAACGAAGATGTGGCTCCAATGGAAGTAAGTGCAGAAAAACGCTCTCCCCCCACGTTCCAG GCTTCAAATGTGGTTGGACCAACTCAACAAACATTGGAAAATAGCATGTCTGGCATATCAACTTCTGCTTCCCATTTACCTTCTGAAAGTGAAAACCAGCAGCAAATCCAGCCCAAGGTGTACAACCCAGAGCCCCTGACCACAATCCAGACCCAGGACatttcccagcctggcagcttCTCAGCAGTGTCCACTCCGgggcagctgcagaacagcgACGCGTTACTGCAGCAAGCTGCCCAGTTCCAAACGAGGGATTCCCAGAccagggaagtgctgcagtCAGATGGCACAGTAGTGACTCTGTCACAGTTGACTGATGCATCACAACAACAACAGTCCACGCTCTCAGAGCCAGCACAGGCCTTGCAGCAGCAGATTTCATCGAGTATCTTCTCATCGGCCAGCGGCGTGAGTCAGTTACAGAACACGAtacagcagctccaggctgggaattTTCCAACCAACACTGCCACTGGCAGCAATAGGAACGTTGACTTGGTGCAGCAGGTTTTGGAAGCTCAGCAGCAGTTATCTTCCGTTCTGTTCTCTGGTTCAGACAGCAGCGAGGATGTCCAAGATCAGCTGAACGCAGATATCTTTCAGCAGGTCAGCCAGATACAGAATAGTGTAAATCCTGGGATATTTTCCTCCTCAGACACAGCTGTCCATTCCAGAGCGGAGAACCTTTTGCCTGGGCGAGCTGAGAACGTTCACTCTCAGCCTGAGAACTCCCTGTCCaacccccagcagcagcagcagcagcagcagcaggcgATGGAGACGTCGGCGGCGATGGTGATCGGGATCCAGCAGAACATGTGCCCGGCGGCCACGCCGATGCAGTCGGATCTGTTCTCCTCCACAACATCGGGGAACGGAGCCCTGCAGCAGTCCCCGGTGTACCAGCAGGCTTCTCACATGATGAGTGGGTTATCAACTAATGAAGACATGCAAATGCAGTGTGAATTATTCTCCTCGTCCCCTGGTGTCTCGGGGAGCGAGGcggctgcccctgcccagcagcaggtCTCCAACAACGGCCCTGCCATGTTCCAGGCATCCAATTCTGCAGATGGAGAAGAGGCTTCGGGACAGAGTAAGCAGatgcagagctctgtgtttcAAACCATGGTTCAGATGCAGCACAGTGGGGAAAGTCAGTCCCAGGTTAATCTCTTCTCATCTACCAAAACCATGATGAGTGTCCAGGCGAGTGGGACTCAGCAGCAAGGGGGGGGCCTGTTCCAGCAAGGTGGGGAAATGATGTCGATCCAGTCGGGAAGCTTCATGCAACAGTCTCCACACTCACAGGCTCAGCTTTTCCACTCTCAGAATCCTATTGGTGATACTCAGAAtatatcccaggaaacacaagGTTCTCTTTTTCATAGCTCAAATTCCATTGTCCACAACCAGACCAACACTAACTCCTCTGACCAACTGCAGCCCCCGATGTTCCACTCTCAGAATGCCATGGGTGTCTTGCAGAGCTCCTCGGTTCCTCAAGACCAGCAGTCTGCCAACATGTTCCTCTCCCAGAGTTCCATGAGCAACCCTGCCACTCAGGAAGAACAGATGTCATTCTTTACAAGCCCAAATTCCATTTCTTCTCTTCAGACAGCAACAAACACTGAACAGCAGACTTCTTTCCAGCAGCAGACCCAGATATCTCATATCCAGAGTTCCATACTTCCCCAGGAGCAGCCTCAGACCCAGCCTGCTCAGCAGGGTTTGTTTCAGTCTCAAGTGTCGTTGGGCtccatccagtccagctccatCCCTCAGAACCAACAAGGAGCCATCTTCCAACCTCAGCATTCGATCGTTGCTATCCAGAGCAGTCCTCCAGCgcaagaacagcagcagcagcagcagcagaacatgaTGTTCAGCAATCAAAGCGCAATGGGTACCATGGCCTCTCAAAAGCAAAACATGATTTTCAATCCCAATCAAAACCCAGTTACCAACCAGGAGCAGCAAGGCCAGTCCATTTTCCATCCACAGACGAACATGGCATCGATgaaccaggagcagcagcccatGCAATTCCAGAGTCAGACCCCAGTGTCTTCTCTCCAGAATCCTGGCTCCAACCAGGCCGAAGCACAGCAGCCAACCATCTTCCATAACTCGCCCCAGATTCAGCTGGTCCAAGGGTCCCCAAGTTCTCAAGAGCAACAAGTCACCCTGTTCATCTCCtcagcttccatgtctgcccTGCAGAACAGCATGAGCCAGCCGGAGCTGCAGCAGTCTCCCATGTACTCCTCTCAGAACAGCATGGCGGGAATGCCAGGAACTGCCTCTCCTCCCCAGCAACAGGCCCCTTTGTTCCACAACACAGCAGGAGGTGCCATCAACCAGCTGCAGAATTCCCCTGCGTCATCCCAGCAGACATCAGGAATATTCCTGTTTGGCATCCAAAACA ACTGTGGCCAGCTGCTCACCTCGGGGCCAGCCCCACTGCCAGAGGAGCTGATGGCCATGGGCCAGcccgggcagccccagggcGAGGGGCAGGCGGCGGTGCCGGCGCTCCTGTCCCAGCAGATCTCGGAGCCGGCGCCGCTGCCGCCGGCGATGGCACCCAACCAGAACATGGAGAAAATTGATGATCTGCTCGTGTCCTTGCAAAACCAGGGGAACAACATGGCTGGCTCCTTCTAA
- the NFAT5 gene encoding nuclear factor of activated T-cells 5 isoform X5 yields the protein MPSDFISLLSADLDLESPKSLYSKESVYDLLPKELQLPPSRETSIASMSQTSGGEAGSPPPAVVAADASSAPSSSSMGGACSSFTTSSSPTIYSTSVTDSKAMQVESCSSAVGVSTRGVSDQQITSNTAQQQQSTPRRHTVLYISPPPEDLLDNSRMSCQDEGCALESEQSCSMWMEDSPSNFSNMSTSSYNDNTEVPRKSRKRNPKQRPGIKRRDCEESNMDIFDADSAKAPHYVLSQLSTDSKGNSKAGNGASENQKGAGGKKTPMLCGQYPTKSEGKELKIVVQPETQHRARYLTEGSRGSVKDRTQQGFPTVKLEGHNEPVVLQVFVGNDSGRVKPHGFYQACRVTGRNTTPCKEVDIEGTTVIEVGLDPSNNMTLAVDCVGILKLRNADVEARIGIAGSKKKSTRARLVFRVNITRKDGSTLTLQTPSSPILCTQPAGVPEILKKSLHSCSVKGEEEVFLIGKNFLKGTKVIFQENVSDENSWKAEAEIDMELFHQNHLIVKVPPYHDQQITSAVSVGIYVVTNAGRSHDVQPFTYTPDPAAGTLNVNVKKEISSPAQHCSFEEAIKAVKASGCNLEKVNILPSALITPLMPSSMIKNEDVAPMEASNVVGPTQQTLENSMSGISTSASHLPSESENQQQIQPKVYNPEPLTTIQTQDISQPGSFSAVSTPGQLQNSDALLQQAAQFQTRDSQTREVLQSDGTVVTLSQLTDASQQQQSTLSEPAQALQQQISSSIFSSASGVSQLQNTIQQLQAGNFPTNTATGSNRNVDLVQQVLEAQQQLSSVLFSGSDSSEDVQDQLNADIFQQVSQIQNSVNPGIFSSSDTAVHSRAENLLPGRAENVHSQPENSLSNPQQQQQQQQQAMETSAAMVIGIQQNMCPAATPMQSDLFSSTTSGNGALQQSPVYQQASHMMSGLSTNEDMQMQCELFSSSPGVSGSEAAAPAQQQVSNNGPAMFQASNSADGEEASGQSKQMQSSVFQTMVQMQHSGESQSQVNLFSSTKTMMSVQASGTQQQGGGLFQQGGEMMSIQSGSFMQQSPHSQAQLFHSQNPIGDTQNISQETQGSLFHSSNSIVHNQTNTNSSDQLQPPMFHSQNAMGVLQSSSVPQDQQSANMFLSQSSMSNPATQEEQMSFFTSPNSISSLQTATNTEQQTSFQQQTQISHIQSSILPQEQPQTQPAQQGLFQSQVSLGSIQSSSIPQNQQGAIFQPQHSIVAIQSSPPAQEQQQQQQQNMMFSNQSAMGTMASQKQNMIFNPNQNPVTNQEQQGQSIFHPQTNMASMNQEQQPMQFQSQTPVSSLQNPGSNQAEAQQPTIFHNSPQIQLVQGSPSSQEQQVTLFISSASMSALQNSMSQPELQQSPMYSSQNSMAGMPGTASPPQQQAPLFHNTAGGAINQLQNSPASSQQTSGIFLFGIQNNCGQLLTSGPAPLPEELMAMGQPGQPQGEGQAAVPALLSQQISEPAPLPPAMAPNQNMEKIDDLLVSLQNQGNNMAGSF from the exons ATGCTTCTtcagctccttcctcttcctccatgggCGGTGCTTGCAGCTCCTTTACCACCTCTTCCAGTCCTACCATTTACTCTACCTCAGTCACCGACAGCAAGGCTATGCAAGTGGAGAGCTGCTCCTCAGCCGTGGGGGTAAGTACCCGAGGGGTAAGTGACCAGCAGATAACCAGTAACACAGCCCAGCAGCAACAGTCAACGCCGCGGCGCCACACAGTCCTGTACATCTCGCCACCACCCGAGGACCTGCTGGACAACAGTCGGATGTCCTGCCAGGATGAGGGCTGTGCACTGGAGTCAGAACAGAGCTGCAGTATGTGGATGGAGGATTCACCCTCCAACTTCAGTAACATGAGTACCAGTTCCTACAATGATAACACTGAGGTGCCACGTAAATCGCGCAAACGCAACCCAAAGCAGAGGCCAGGGATCAAACGCCGAGATTGTGAAGAGTCCAACATGGATATCTTTGATGCCGACAGTGCCAAAGCGCCTCACTATGTCCTTTCTCAGCTCAGCACGGACAGCAAAGGCAACTCAAAAGCAGGAAATGG AGCATCAGAGAACCAGaagggagctggagggaagaAGACCCCAATGTTGTGTGGTCAGTATCCGACTAAGAGTGAGGGGAAGGAACTGAAGATTGTGGTGCAGCCGGAGACCCAGCACAGGGCTCGTTATCTGACCGAGGGCAGCCGGGGCTCTGTGAAGGACCGGACACAGCAGGGCTTTCCCACGGTGAAG CTGGAGGGTCACAACGAGCCGGTGGTGCTGCAGGTGTTTGTGGGGAACGACTCCGGGCGTGTGAAGCCGCACGGGTTCTACCAGGCCTGCAGAGTCACTGGGAGAAACACCACCCCCTGCAAGGAGGTGGATATAGAGGGGACCACAGTCATCGAGGTCGGGCTGGACCCAAGCAACAACATGACACTGGC GGTTGATTGTGTGGGAATCCTGAAGCTGAGGAATGCTGATGTTGAAGCCAGGATAGGGATTGCCGGGTCCAAGAAGAAGAGCACGCGCGCCCGGCTGGTCTTTCGCGTCAACATCACGCGCAAGGACGGCTCCACTCTGACCCTGCAGACACCTTCTTCCCCCATTCTGTGCA CTCAACCAGCGGGAGTTCCAGAGATCCTAAAGAAAAGTCTCCACAGCTGTTCAGTGAAGGGTGAAGAGGAAGTTTTTCTGATTGGCAAGAACTTCCTAAAGGGAACAAAAGTGATTTTCCAAGAGAATGTTTCTG atGAGAATTCCTGGAAGGCAGAAGCTGAAATAGATATGGAATTATTTCATCAG AATCACCTTATTGTGAAGGTGCCACCATATCACGACCAGCAAATAACCTCAGCTGTTTCTGTGGGAATATATGTGGTGACCAACGCTGGGAGATCTCACGATGTGCAGCCCTTTACCTACACTCCAGATCCAG CAGCTGGGACTCTGAATGTTAATGTGAAGAAGGAAatctccagcccagcccaacaTTGTTCTTTTGAAGAGGCTATAAAAG cagtgaaGGCCTCAGGCTGTAACCTGGAGAAGGTGAACATTCTTCCTAGTGCCTTGATAACTCCACTCATGCCAAGCAGTATGATTAAGAACGAAGATGTGGCTCCAATGGAA GCTTCAAATGTGGTTGGACCAACTCAACAAACATTGGAAAATAGCATGTCTGGCATATCAACTTCTGCTTCCCATTTACCTTCTGAAAGTGAAAACCAGCAGCAAATCCAGCCCAAGGTGTACAACCCAGAGCCCCTGACCACAATCCAGACCCAGGACatttcccagcctggcagcttCTCAGCAGTGTCCACTCCGgggcagctgcagaacagcgACGCGTTACTGCAGCAAGCTGCCCAGTTCCAAACGAGGGATTCCCAGAccagggaagtgctgcagtCAGATGGCACAGTAGTGACTCTGTCACAGTTGACTGATGCATCACAACAACAACAGTCCACGCTCTCAGAGCCAGCACAGGCCTTGCAGCAGCAGATTTCATCGAGTATCTTCTCATCGGCCAGCGGCGTGAGTCAGTTACAGAACACGAtacagcagctccaggctgggaattTTCCAACCAACACTGCCACTGGCAGCAATAGGAACGTTGACTTGGTGCAGCAGGTTTTGGAAGCTCAGCAGCAGTTATCTTCCGTTCTGTTCTCTGGTTCAGACAGCAGCGAGGATGTCCAAGATCAGCTGAACGCAGATATCTTTCAGCAGGTCAGCCAGATACAGAATAGTGTAAATCCTGGGATATTTTCCTCCTCAGACACAGCTGTCCATTCCAGAGCGGAGAACCTTTTGCCTGGGCGAGCTGAGAACGTTCACTCTCAGCCTGAGAACTCCCTGTCCaacccccagcagcagcagcagcagcagcagcaggcgATGGAGACGTCGGCGGCGATGGTGATCGGGATCCAGCAGAACATGTGCCCGGCGGCCACGCCGATGCAGTCGGATCTGTTCTCCTCCACAACATCGGGGAACGGAGCCCTGCAGCAGTCCCCGGTGTACCAGCAGGCTTCTCACATGATGAGTGGGTTATCAACTAATGAAGACATGCAAATGCAGTGTGAATTATTCTCCTCGTCCCCTGGTGTCTCGGGGAGCGAGGcggctgcccctgcccagcagcaggtCTCCAACAACGGCCCTGCCATGTTCCAGGCATCCAATTCTGCAGATGGAGAAGAGGCTTCGGGACAGAGTAAGCAGatgcagagctctgtgtttcAAACCATGGTTCAGATGCAGCACAGTGGGGAAAGTCAGTCCCAGGTTAATCTCTTCTCATCTACCAAAACCATGATGAGTGTCCAGGCGAGTGGGACTCAGCAGCAAGGGGGGGGCCTGTTCCAGCAAGGTGGGGAAATGATGTCGATCCAGTCGGGAAGCTTCATGCAACAGTCTCCACACTCACAGGCTCAGCTTTTCCACTCTCAGAATCCTATTGGTGATACTCAGAAtatatcccaggaaacacaagGTTCTCTTTTTCATAGCTCAAATTCCATTGTCCACAACCAGACCAACACTAACTCCTCTGACCAACTGCAGCCCCCGATGTTCCACTCTCAGAATGCCATGGGTGTCTTGCAGAGCTCCTCGGTTCCTCAAGACCAGCAGTCTGCCAACATGTTCCTCTCCCAGAGTTCCATGAGCAACCCTGCCACTCAGGAAGAACAGATGTCATTCTTTACAAGCCCAAATTCCATTTCTTCTCTTCAGACAGCAACAAACACTGAACAGCAGACTTCTTTCCAGCAGCAGACCCAGATATCTCATATCCAGAGTTCCATACTTCCCCAGGAGCAGCCTCAGACCCAGCCTGCTCAGCAGGGTTTGTTTCAGTCTCAAGTGTCGTTGGGCtccatccagtccagctccatCCCTCAGAACCAACAAGGAGCCATCTTCCAACCTCAGCATTCGATCGTTGCTATCCAGAGCAGTCCTCCAGCgcaagaacagcagcagcagcagcagcagaacatgaTGTTCAGCAATCAAAGCGCAATGGGTACCATGGCCTCTCAAAAGCAAAACATGATTTTCAATCCCAATCAAAACCCAGTTACCAACCAGGAGCAGCAAGGCCAGTCCATTTTCCATCCACAGACGAACATGGCATCGATgaaccaggagcagcagcccatGCAATTCCAGAGTCAGACCCCAGTGTCTTCTCTCCAGAATCCTGGCTCCAACCAGGCCGAAGCACAGCAGCCAACCATCTTCCATAACTCGCCCCAGATTCAGCTGGTCCAAGGGTCCCCAAGTTCTCAAGAGCAACAAGTCACCCTGTTCATCTCCtcagcttccatgtctgcccTGCAGAACAGCATGAGCCAGCCGGAGCTGCAGCAGTCTCCCATGTACTCCTCTCAGAACAGCATGGCGGGAATGCCAGGAACTGCCTCTCCTCCCCAGCAACAGGCCCCTTTGTTCCACAACACAGCAGGAGGTGCCATCAACCAGCTGCAGAATTCCCCTGCGTCATCCCAGCAGACATCAGGAATATTCCTGTTTGGCATCCAAAACA ACTGTGGCCAGCTGCTCACCTCGGGGCCAGCCCCACTGCCAGAGGAGCTGATGGCCATGGGCCAGcccgggcagccccagggcGAGGGGCAGGCGGCGGTGCCGGCGCTCCTGTCCCAGCAGATCTCGGAGCCGGCGCCGCTGCCGCCGGCGATGGCACCCAACCAGAACATGGAGAAAATTGATGATCTGCTCGTGTCCTTGCAAAACCAGGGGAACAACATGGCTGGCTCCTTCTAA